DNA from Alnus glutinosa chromosome 2, dhAlnGlut1.1, whole genome shotgun sequence:
TATAAAATCTATTCATGTCTTTTTCTCCCTTCGGTTTTTCTTGTCTTTGACCTGCAGTTACACAATTGTAAGCTGTGATAGAGATAAATGTTCACTAAATTTAGCTATCCCTTGCATGTTTGAATCATCATCAAacatctcttcttctttcctcttttttttcccAGAAACACAACCAACAGTGAAGGAAAGAGCCAGCACGCCAGGTTCTGTTGTCTCAAACCAAACAGCATGAAATCCATATCGAATTGGAAACTTCAGGTATTAAAAGAGTCTTGTATTTGGCTTATCTTGATGTATGTATTTGAAAACAATTCAGCTTTAAATGTTAATGCGGTGGGATTCTTTTACAATTCTGACTTCCATAGCTTGAGCCTCATATGGCTAAATCTTAACGGAATAAgattctttctattttaaatgaaatggatactAAACATTTCTTGATCATGATTTAAAGTTAGTGCATCTAATGGTATATACGAttccacattatttaaattctttaaaagacgtgtcaacattgacttcatatacaccgttagataaaccaactttaaattttaactTTCATGAATATTATCTacttcatttgaaatggagaggatcattGTCTCATCTGAATGCATGTAATTTTAGCATTTGTAAATCAACAAAACATCATCAGACAGTCTGATCTTGTTTCCTTTCGAATGAAAGTAGTTAAGATAACCAAGATCTTGGCTGACAATCTTAGTTTGTACCAGAAGAACAATCGTTGTTTCCTTTTTAGTAGTGGTGACAAACACGGATTAGGGCAACTCATAATGGATTGGATATATAACTAGTTACTAATTATTTATTATGCATTTAATGAAGGAAAAATACATGTATTTTCAAGTGCTTCCTCTTTAATGTGGTAGTGAAAATCACAATTGATGTGAAATGTAAAGATTAACCTATTCAAAATTCAATGACGATTTTCATTGCCATGTCAGGGAATAAGCACTTGAAATTACATGTAACATTTATCTGAATGTAGATTATTTCTATATTTAGTTCAATTCATTAATTAAGGTGGGATCCTATCCATCTGACCCAGTTATATATTTACACACATATCCTTAGCAATTCCAATGCTAAGACCTGCAACCCAAATCGGTTTAACTATTTGCGATAATGATGAGGGGTTGGGGTTTGGCGGTTTGGGTGGTGGTGATGGTTTTAGGGGCCAAAAACTTCAGAGAAGTCGAAGTGGTCATGAGTGaaatatgggattgtggtgagCTTGCTATTGAGGTTGCTTGGTTGGGAAGTGTAAATGTCTCAATAACCATGGGTGTTTGTCATAGATTTGCTCATAAAAGGTTGGTACCAAATTAAACTTACAAGGGGACCAAAGTTCGGACACCAAAGAGGTGACCAAACCAATTCCACACAAGGTAAGCTCTTAAAGAAAAATGCtttacttttcaaatttttttctctaaaagtGGTTTCTTAATGATATATGCCATCTATCTTAttatacatttttcaaaatagtagATATCATTCATAATTAACACATCATTTAAGaatcaacttttaaaaaaagaatttggtaAGAGTAGTAGTTCTCTTTTCAAAAtgtgggagctttcttcaccttaCCGCAATCTCGGTATCACCTTCATCCACTCGGCAAGAGCAAGTGGTTGGTATGGGCTACCCTCCCCCCATTTATATATGTTGGAGCAATGCAGACACTTTTGAGCTAAGCTTGGCAATTGGCAATGACAAAGGAGGTTTCTCTAATTCGTTTATTGAGTTTTCTCTAATTACTTTATTGTGTGCTCTGTTTACTcggtttttcttcatttctttttttttttctttttttttttttctttttaaatgaaaaaaaataaagcaattaAAACAAAAGATCTGCATATCAAATTACCCAGTTTAGTACAAagcacataaaaataaaaaaaataaaaaaaagagaaaaaatgcaCGTACTTCTCTCAAACTATTATTTAATTGATAGttctcttcaaattttcaattggaaCAATGTTTATTCAAAATACTAAAAAGTTGTCAATGTATTATGTctacaaaaatacccttaataaaacaaaaagaaaaaaaaaatctaaaatgaaaaaacgaaaaacaattGTTGGATGTGGCATAGCGtcaatgatttttttacttaattgaataaaaaagagGGTTATAAGGATATATCTTTTTCACTTCTGATATGAAAGAAAGAAGTGGGCGAGCCTAATAACGAAAAATGAGTGGGCTCCCCAATAGTAAGCCCAAACCACATTGAAACAGCGTTGAGATATTTACCAAATGTAAGAAATGGGACAAACAAATGATTAAGTCCTTTCAAAAGGCCGCACTAGGTGATTTCAAAAGAACTATCAAAATATGGTAGGAATAGTAAAAACGTTGTTAGAGTCTGGAAAAAAGACCACGGAAAAGAGAGAAACTAACATAAATTCAAACACAATAGTTTCAATAAAGGAAAACAATAACTCAAGTAACGAAATTATAGCACATAAAACAACAACAGAGAGTCGGTGGAGTGGGGTGGACTGGTAGCCGCAAGTGACAGTGCGTGCCGCTGGAAGGCCTCTCTCCAGCAGGGATCGTAGAGGCCGCCAGGAACCACCGAAAACTGGGGGCAGGGGAAGGCTAGAGGGAGAAGCGTGGCCACCAAACGCCGGAAAGGGAGACAAACTCTCAGGCGCGTGTATGCCATGCTCCGATGTGTGAAATGCGGAAGACAAGGTGGCAACCATCGGTGAAAGCGGAAGATGCCAGCGAACCCACTGGTGAGGCAAGTGTCGTGCAATATTTGACGGAGGAGCGTAGATCTAAATCCAAAGATTTCAACCCAAACACCTAGCCAAAAATCACAGTAAACACGGTGGAGGAAGATGGTGGAAACCGGTGTTCTCTGTGTTGTGGAAACGAAAAGCataaaaagcaaataaattgCCTCCGAATAGGCGGATAGAGCTAGAAAGTGTTCTACCGGATATGAACCTCGTAGAAGGCGTAAGCAGTggaaaagggaagggaaggAGAAAAATGGAAGAGAAAGGGAGGGGGGAAGCTTTGGAAGTGTCAGTGATTTAGATCGAGAGCAACCATAGACCCCGAAATCTCTTGTTCTCAATAAGCAaacaagagaacaaaaaaatttgtatCTAACTTTCTCGCACAAAAACCACAACAACTAACTTTGCCACAGACATTAAAAATATAGCACAAAATCAACTAGAAACAATCTTTAGAAACGGTTTTCcggtaacaaaaaaaataattgaaacacAGTTTCAGTGTGAAATAAACAACGGTTTTCTGATCACCGGAGATACCGAATCTCCTTAATCCCTCGCCTCCAACTCACCGGAAAACCACTGGAAAAGAATTCACGAGAGAGAGTTGAATTTACTTACAGGGGTTTGGAGGAGAAAAGAGCAAGAGAGAATGGGTTAATGAATAGTTAGGACTTTTTGGGATTGCTAtggtttttcatttattattgttattatttatttttttgtctcacTTTTGTCTTTCTGTTGATGTTGGAGGACATTAACAACTGTATAGTAGTTTGAGGTAAATATTATTCCAATTGAAAGTTTAAGagggacattgtcaattgagtgGTAATTTGAAGGGAGTACGTAGACAGTAAAAGTCCAAAACGAAAATgacggagaaaaaaaaaaaaaattgaatccaaacaaagaaagctaGACTCAACCAATTCAACAGCCACCAAACCTTGGCTCACCAAAAATGACGAAATCTACGTAGAAAAATCCACAAATCtaaatcattttctttctctagagaaaaaaaaatctaaatttgaTGCAGTAGCCAGCTAGACTTCGTGACCATACCTTCAGACAAtccaacaaagagagagagggagagagacgaGAGTGCCGGAGATGCAAAAGCCGAAGAAATACGAAATCCATGAGAGAGAGGAGATGTGCAGAGCAAAGAGAGGAGCTGTGCGGTTTGAAGTTGAGTGAGAAGGAGGTCTGAATTGAGCGTGAAGTCTAGTTGGGTGTGCGGGTTGAGCGAGCGAGAGGTGAAACTAGTTTACgatgttaaaaaacaaaaaccattttcCGAAAGTTAAAGAAGcttttttggtcaatttgaaTATCACTTTTAGTCGCATCAAACTTCAGAGCATACTCTACAATCATGGGTGAAGCTctttaaagaattttcaaaaatggtTATAGATGAGCATGTGTCATCACCATTAGGGCTAGAATTTAGATGAAGAACCGGTTAATAATAATGCACCCGCTTATCGGACAGCTAGGGACATGCAAATATACAAGGGTTGGTTTTGCCACCCCTATTTTcatctacaattttaaaatgtaaaaataaggaTGCAGTTTGTATAAAACCATTTGTTTCTGAGATACTCTCTCTGCCTGGTGATAGGATCGTACCaggaacccccccccccccccccccccccaccccaaaaaaaaaaaaaatgcataaaggCTCCAGCATCACAACAGCAGTATGTCCGAGCAGGAGAGACAATAATTCTTTGTAATACAAATCTGAAGGTACAAAATAAGTACTATCTGCAATTTGGCAAGAAATTCAATAAGCAATACTTGGTTGaagatatctaaaaaaaaaatatattttttaatcaagTAGAATCCAATAATGGCTATGATTTATCTACagatgtaaaaaagaaaaggtgaaaaACGAACTGAAATGTGATATAGTCTCTTCTATGCAGAAGCAGGGCCAGTTACACCAGCACGAACTCTCAACATTTGAGTTCTCTTGCTTCTCTCCATTGCATCCACCAACCATTCTACACCTGCTTTAATCCCCATCCTGCAATCAAATTTCAGAAATTTGTTGCTTGAACTTTTTGAACATTTAGCTGCGAagatgaggaaaagaaaatgaaaagcagGAATCACACAGGACCAGTTACATATATCTTCTTACCCATCATAtgctgaaacagcttcaaacaTGTAAACCCTTTCATCCAACTTTTTAAGATCAAGATATCGACCAAGTTCTTCTGCGGATACAGCTTCAGCAAGATCCTGACATCAAAGTGAGATGTAATGAAGTGAGTATGACTATATGATGCAAGGGGCGAGACATGaattttactttaatttagtcttatttaattttaaaaatcaattctatttttaaattttctggtAATATTGGTCCATGTAGTTTATTTAGGTCCTATTAGTTAattggttatttatttatttatttattttttgtaagtagtTAATTGGGTTATTAGTATTTAGTTCTATgctctatttaattttcaagaattacaggtatttttgtaatttaataaatgagctTTGCCCAAAGTCAATTAGATTAGGGTTTAGTCGTTCATCtatttaaatgtattttataCTATAATAGaggcagactttgatgaaataaaatataggTGGAATTGATTCTCGTTCTCTCCCTTTAACTTCTTTCTTTCCCCCCCTTTTTGCTTCTTtatcctctctttctcttctctacTTTCACCGTGTGATTTTGTGATTATTGTTGGTTCTACCTCACTATCATTCCATAACTGTGACTGTCATTTGAAACACAAATGgcaagagagaagagaaaacaacGACACTCCATTCAGTTCTAGAAAGAAAGAGAGGGCAATGTAGAGAACACGCTTAAAATCTCAAGATATGAAGTGCTTATCAAGCGTTTCCTCTTTCTCCATATAAAGCACAATAGAATGGAAACAAGAATTTCATCCGGGGCCAAAGTTCATCAGACACAAAGGAGGATAACTTTTGACAGTTCAAAAGATTAAAGATGTTCGAATACAAGAGAATAGGATCAGCaaattattcataattttttttttttttttttaaaaaaaaaatggtctacTATGTTAAAATAAACAATTCCAACTCAAAAGAAGTCAATGCGTATAAGATATTCACCCAGAAGAAGGCATGCACAAAATTTTTCAATTCCAACATGGTCAACACTGTTGTTTCTTAACTTCAACAATATGCTAAAAATTGCCATAACTTTATTGGGAATTTCATATCAAGATTTCAAGCACTTTTTGAGATGGAAAGAGAGAACAGCTGATCTCACCTGCTTGTTTGCTAGTATCAAAAGAGGGGCTCCTTGCAAATCCTCGTGTCGAAGAGCCTTTTCTGGTAATGCATTGAAGGAATTAGCGCATAATTCAAGAGTTAACTCCAATCAGTCTTCCTTACCATAAAAATTGCTGTCAATTCAGATGGCACTATGCATACACAAGTTAATGTAATTGAACATCACTTACCCAGTGCAGATTTTGAATCTTCAAACCGTGATGGACAAGCAGCATCAATTACATATATCACGGCATGTGCTTCTTCGTAATATTTCTCCCAAATTGAACGAAGACCAGGCTGACAGGATCAAGATCTTGCATCAGTAAGTAAACTTCATAAACAACCCCCCCAACCCCCCAccaacaaaaggaaaaataaaaagaagaagaaagaacaccAATCTAGTATAATGGCTACACAAGCTTGCGGTGCCAAATTTCAGTGCGGTGCATCAAATCAGGCACCAAGAAATAGACTTACTATAAATATGTCTCATGCAGCTTAGctattttttgctcttttttttttttcttagcacCTTTAGCATCTTATGCTATGCAAGAGTTTTAATTTCAATCTAAATTTGTCAAGTAGCAATCAGACGGACTAAAGCCTTCCTTAAACTAAGTTGATGCCTCCAACTTGCCTtgtgataaaataaaacccagCCACATAACTTATTTTCCTGCGAGCTCTCTATCAAACAACAGTGGGAGTTAACTTGCCATAGATGAGCCGATACCCTCCCCTTATCTACAATTGGAATCTCAGGAGAATGGTTTCAAATCCCCAGTTGTGCATATAAAGGAAATTGACCTAGTTACCTCTTTTAAGAAATCCACATCAGCTAAGCAGATCCAATATGTGAAGTTGAAAAACGTCAAAGTAGCATTTCCAAGAACAATTATCATCTACATAAAATGCCTTCTACCATCCCAGTACCAGGTTGGTCGTCGTTAAGTATAAATATAGAACAAGCACTAATGGGATGTAAAAGACTGCAGAAAATGACCACTCTAATTTATAATAGAAGTTAAAATGACCATTAGATGTTGGTTCTCCAGCTGTTCATGAAGTTTTGATATTGGTGCACCCAAAAACGATTGTTTCTCTTGAAATATATGAGGGTGTGCATGTGTGTGTCTGTGCAACATACTcatataaatttcataattttacatATGAATTTGACATACCTGACCTCCGAGGTCCCAGAACACAAATTTCGTGTTCGACACTTCAATACGACCAATATTTAGGCCTACAGTAGGAACAATTCGATCAGGGGGCAGGCCTTCCAAGTTTGAGTACAGTGACTTCAACTTCTCCAACAAAGTCTACAGATGAATAGATTATGCAAGGATTATGAGTGATGTCCAGCACATATTTTCAACACAGATAAAGTTTGAAAGATCCATATATTGTTGATGAATTTGAGGACAAAATCATTTCAAGGATGACACAAAGAGTTCAGTAATCtaacagaaaataagaagatgATGCATTACAGTTTTCCCCGCCTTGTCAATTCCAAGAATGAGTACATGAAACTCAGTCTTACTAAACATATACTTCCAAAGTCCATAAAACAATGAGAACATCTCTGACTTGTTTACGCTTCCTTATCCCTGGTTACTCCTAACCTTCAAGGGCAGAAATCAAAGGACTTCACAACATCTAATTTGATCTGGCTTGCGCTCTCAGTTTGATGCTTCTGGAAAAGGAATAGAGATGGTCAATATTACagggaaaagaggaaaaagttAGGGCAACAGaaataaacacacacacaccaaaaaaaaaaaaaaaaaagaagaagaagaagaagaaagaaagaaatagaaaagaaatgaagattttGAGTTCTTCTAATAGCCCAATCTCGGGttgcattattattattgatttagttgttgatgcATGACACTAACACAACTTGGCAAAGTCCATTTCCAGGACATCCTCTCTAACATTGAGACTGACAACCACAAAGTTAAGACCAAGTGTTTACCTAgaaacactaaaaaacaaaCCAGAGTTCAGCTAATCAAAAAGATACCTTCCTCTGCAAACCCTgcaagattaaaaaattatgtcatTCATTCATCCAACATACTGGTCATCCCTGTGAACCAATATTTTAAATTACCCTCTTAGTAACAATGTTTATAAACTTTCTGCATTGCCTAATGTCCCACTCTGAGTTTATGATAACTCCATAGCTATCTTTCACATTTTCTTCCTCAAGTTATGAAGTTTCAGCCACCAGTACACACAGCATAATTTGCCTCTTCAAAGGACATCTAAGAAGGCCACAATTGATTGAGTGCATGAGTATTCAACAATACTTACTTCCTCCCGGATTTTTCAATCAACCAAATTCTAAATGATATTATTAGTAGCAACCCTCAATTATCCAAATCCAACCAACAAACCTCAAACACTAAATAAAccccaaagaacattaaaaaaacatacATGCACAATCGAATTAGAAAGAATTTGATCAAATCAAGGCCACTTCTGCCACTTCTCCACGTCGTGAATGTAGGTTCAACCACGATCTAGTACTATGgacaaattgaaaattgaaagataCCCAGTTGCTTTTCCGCACTGAGAATCAAAGCCTTAATCATAAAATACCCAGATCAAGAAACAATCAGGTATGGGTTTTATCCATTATGATACAAGAAAGTTGGATCCAGAGTTGATGTCAGACgctgggaaaaagaaaatattgtagAAATGTGAAATTGAAGGTCAGAATTCGTACTCTTTGGGGTGTTGATTCTACTGTTGAAGTGGCTGCTTTAGGTCTGTCTGGTTTCGTTGGACCCGCAAAATGAGAGTTTCTCTGGTGCGCTATTTTTTCCAATGGTCTCTGGGATTCGTTCCCTTTCTCTCATTCATTTTCCATATACCTATACTACCCTCGGCGAGGTTTTCGCTTCATGCTGGTGGGGCCTGGGCCATCAATGGAAACTCACCATCTAATGCCTAATGGGCCATGTCTTGTTTTAGAGCCTCATAGGTTTAGGCCTTAGGGCATAAGCAATTGTTTGGAATTGCCGTTGACTGTCATGTGGTTTAGcgcttttattttttccttctgagattcatttttttttttttttttttttttttttttttttttttttttttatcgcaAACGGTAGCTTAGAGCATTTGTAATGAGCTCCTCAAATAAGCTTTTTCACCAAATTCTACTGAGTTTGCTCAAAATCACCTCTGCAGCAATCTTCTCAGTGCTACAGTGAATTTGGTGATTGGTAGATCTGCTCGTCTGGTCTGCGGAGCCAAGCTTCGCTTGtctcttcatattttctatttctatatTCAACATTCCCGCGTTCTCGATCTCCTGAAGCCAAGAAAAGGTTGAGCTCCTTCCCTCTTGCAAGCTTCTTCCCTCTTGAAAATGTGAATCTCAGGTTTGATTCGGTTTATgattttggtttaatttgttttgtgggttttgattCTAAATCTCatatttgatttggtttatttatgtgttttgattttgatcTCAGATTCTGATTTTGGTTTGTGGGTTTATAGGTCTCATTCTAGCTTCTCCACGAGAACCATCTCTTTTGGCCCCTTTTCTTCTGCGTGAGTTTTCTGCCGTACCCAATTCTTAAGTTTAgttcttttgcttttgttttgatgTGCAAGATTGgttcttttgattttgttttgatgtgGGTTGTATTTGATATGTTGGTTGGCGTGTTTTATATTGGTTTCAGGATTCTGGGTTTGCGAAATTTTGCAATTTGTGTTATTAGTTACATTTGGCTTGTGGGTTTCTGAGATTTGCAGTGTTTTATTTGCTAGTTTAGTGTTTGGAAGATTGGGTTTCGTCAAGTAGCAGAATGGGTAGACTGATTCATGtaataaatttgaatataaTTTGGGGTTAAATCATTTTGTTTGTGCTGCATTTGTGGACATCATGTACAATTGCCATATATATTGACGATTCTTTTAGCtatttagaaaatataaaaacatgGAAGAATATGTGATAACTCCTGCAACATTAAGACTAATAAACCCAAGAGTTGTAATCCACACCG
Protein-coding regions in this window:
- the LOC133859434 gene encoding uncharacterized protein LOC133859434 — its product is MFSLFYGLWKYMFSKTEFHVLILGIDKAGKTTLLEKLKSLYSNLEGLPPDRIVPTVGLNIGRIEVSNTKFVFWDLGGQPGLRSIWEKYYEEAHAVIYVIDAACPSRFEDSKSALEKALRHEDLQGAPLLILANKQDLAEAVSAEELGRYLDLKKLDERVYMFEAVSAYDGMGIKAGVEWLVDAMERSKRTQMLRVRAGVTGPASA